A segment of the Manihot esculenta cultivar AM560-2 chromosome 13, M.esculenta_v8, whole genome shotgun sequence genome:
CTAATCAATTTAAAATGGTTAACGAAGCAAATTGTGTCACTGGAGCCGAAGAAACCAATATATTCGACATTTATCTAAAATGCAAAGTAAATCCTGACGACTGTGGCTTCCAGGGAGTTCTCAGAACTTCAAGGAGAGACTTTAAGGCAACTTGCATTCGTACCTCTCATTTTCTTCTACCAATTTTAATTGGCAGAATTGCAGCTAAGATTTACATAAACTGCACAACACCAACTTATCTATCTCTGTAGAACCCCATCCCACCATCTCATCAATTGTGGGAAACTTCAAAGTAACCTTTCTAATAGAAGTTTTTGACCTACACAAGGCCAAATGCATCACTTGACTCTTGACCAGTGGCTATACGCAAAAAATCAACTGGCACCCTAACCTTTCAatagttaatatttaatatatgatatttataAAAGTGTAATAATTTAACCTTATATGCTAACGTGAGTTTTAAAGTTCAGGGTTTAAATAGTTATACTTTATAAAGTTTAGGAGTTAAATAGGTGCTCTTTTATAAAGCTAAGGTGTTAAATGTTAACTACAAGAAGATCAAGTGCTGACCTTTTTCTTGTGTAAAGTTCAAGGGTCAAAAGATGTACATGGCCTAATACATAATTACATTTTGATACACGCCAATGAAACTAATGAACGTGTCAATCCAGCAGCATTTTTATGTCTTCTACCCTCACAACATACAAAAAGAAAATTAGGATTAGCTTTAACTTTAATCAGGTATCAATATATTCCATTTGTCATGAGTTTATCTTTAGCATATAGATATTATTATATCAATAGGAGGACTGTTGTTAGCATCAGTGCCTAGAAAACAGAATAAACCACCAGTGAAGAAAAACACTAGCAAAAACTACTTtacaaattaaaatgaaatcaaCTTATGAATGATGAAAATGTTGATAGCAATCTCCAATAAAAAGTCAATGCAGAAGTAACTTACTTCTATTTCATTCATCAATTTCATGGCTTCAATGATGCATACGACTTGTCCTTTCTGCACTTTGTCTCCAACCTATAGCAatcatatgaaaaataatacaaAAGTAAAGATGTCAGTTCAGTCATAAAATTTGCATCATTTATGACAAGAAAAATGCAAAGTAGAGATGATTTACCTTCACAAAGGGGGGTTCACCTGGTGCTGGACTTCTGTAGAATGTACCTGCCATAGGGCATTTAAGTGGTGGAAGTGATGACTTAGGTGATTTAGCAGCAGAAGGTGCAGGTGATGGGGGTGAAGCAGCAGGAGCTGGAATAGAGGCTGCAGCGGAAGCCGCAGGTGAGGCTGGAGGCATTGATGGTGGTGGTGAAGGTGAGTGCATCATAACCACTGGAGCAGGAGAAGGGGGCTGAGGCAACGCCTCCTTTTTCCGGATTATCAGTTCACAATCAAGTTGTTTTAACTGCAACTCCACAATATCTCTTGAATCAACCAGCCTGCAATGATCATAAAATGTAAAATAGTTACTATAACATTCTCAGAACAAGTGTAGGATGCTAAAAAGAGCAGCTTTTGTTCCCTCACTTCACAAGGCTTGCAACTTGTGTAATAAATTCAGATATTGACTCCTCTGTTGCCAAAGTTGGAGGCGAAGACTCATTTGATGGCTTAGCATCCTTTGCTTCTGTAGATGGTGGTTCCGATTTGTTTGAAGGTGAGGCAGCAGCATTTGAGGATCCATCCACAGAAACCTTGAAGGCAACAGATGAACTCAAAAAAATGTCCAGGGAGGAAAGcaaatctcaaaaaaaaaaaatcctctaATGAAAACCATTGAAAGAACCTTACCTCATTCAGCTGGGCTTTCACAAAGGTGGAGCTGTCACGACCATGCTTCAGACCCTACATTGCAGAGACCATTTTCACTCTTTCCATGCTAAATATAAACATGAGATTTGACTATTCTaaattaaaagcaaataaatgCTGCAACTTGCAACTGTCACACATAGAATAAAGGGGAAAAGACATAGAATGTTCCAAGTTTCTCATTTCTTAAATTGATAATTAAGCCAGAAAGACAGAGAGGAAAGTGAGAAGGCGTGAACTTCTGATATGTTCAGGCTAATGCAACTATCTGGCGATAATTTTAACTCATCTGCAAGCAGAAGAGTCAAACCACAAACTCACCCTCCAAAACCTTTTATATTTCTTTCAATAAACAACACTCATGGATTTCAAATCATAACTTGACAAAAAGGGCTTTACAAGTAAAAAATGGACCCAAAAAAAAAGATCTAAAACAAAGTGGGAAGGTTGTAAATAATACAGGTCTGTCAAAGTTTGCTATCCAAGTGATGATACCAAAAACCATTGCCAAAGTCAAAACTCAAAACAAGGCTATAATTTTCCATATTGTTGTATTCTGCAAACTGAAGGTGTAGAGTTCATTCAATAGATAAGACTTCAAAATGGATTGGTTCAAATCTCTCATGACacataaatgacataaaaattCTGAAAGTGTCTATTTAGTGCAGTGACATATGGCAATGAAATTGGCGGGCTGTCTGATAAGGGGGATCCAATTACTAGTTGATTCAAGCATAACCATTGCATGTAGCATCACTTTATAAAGTTAAGAGTCGGCTTTCATGTCTGTAGCACAAAGGTGAAAGCCTATGAGAAATTCCCAAAACTTGATTAACATCAAACAGATGCCTCTTTACTGAGTGGAAAGCAATGAAGAAGCAATCTAAACCAGCTTATGGTTATAGGAAACAACTAAAAATGCCAAACTTTCTAATCCAGTAGTGATTTTAAACAAGGCATAGAATTCGTATTGATGTATCATTTAAGTTACTAGACAAAAAGATATCAAAAGCCTTCAAatctgaaataaataaatacaacataaccaaattaatcaaaaagaacaatatatattttcattcagCGAGCACAAGATAATTGTATGCTGCTTAATATTCTCTTAGGTTTAAAACAAAAGTTAAGACATTGCAATAAGAAATCTAATTACAAGTCATAACAACCTGTTATTGGTTTCAAAGAATCCACATAAGGCAATTGATTATAATACCAGAGAGACAAAGCAAGACTCTGGCAATCAAGTAGCATTTGGGTGAATTTTCAGTCCACTAACAAGTGCTAACAGCAAAATTAACAAGTTGCTGCAATTAGGATTCTAAAAGACCGGAAGAAAGGAAGTGAAGCCCCTTAAATCTAAAGTACAAAACTTCATCATCCATTATGATTTTCAAGTTCACCATCCTTCTAATTGTAAACCAAATACTGAAAAGGAACAGGTGTAATTAAACTCTAATATAGGCATTTCCTTCTAATCCTTATCAGAACAGGTTTAGAGTAAGCCACATAACAAATGACAAATACTCTGTGTCATCTGAAAAGGCAATGCTGTCAGATTATTTCACCTTCCTCGTAGAAAGATGACAGCAAATCAAAGTCAAGGCACATTGTGTTGTCCTGTTAACTGttatcatgcaaaacctcaaccctCTCCCCCAAACCCCTCTTTATTTCTGATATTTCCAAAGAAAATCATATATACTAGAACAACCTCCAATGACAACTAAATTTATGatgaggaagaaaaaaaaatcaataatcaatcataattcaataaaaaatacattGTATCAAATGGAACAAGCAAGGAAATTTCATTGAAGCAGTTTGGATATAAATTCAATAACACATGCCAATGGACCTCCAACTAACCATCACTAATTTTATAATCTGATTATATAAGTTACTTCTTTATCTAAGTTTCCATATCCAATgaagctttttctttttcccaatTTCATTCCTAAATAATCAATATTCCAACATAGAGAGAGATCACAAATCTAAATACCCCTTGCCATTTCTTTTAAGCACACAAACGAGTGAGCAACGAAGCAAATAGCTAAATAAAAGGAAAACAAGAGAATGTTCCTCTTAATTTACAGAATAAGAGATTATCAGCTAACAACTAATATCAAACTGGGCAAATCCAAACAATCAACAAATCTGAAGCACTTAACGTCACACTAGTTTCAGCTCACAAAATCCTTTCCCCTCCACGCATTTCAACAGCAATTCATTAGAACCAGTTGAATCACGAATGGGTAAAATCAGAAACAAGAATcagcaaaaaaataataataacaactcCGCCTGAAATCAACATTTTTTGGAGAAGgagaacaagaaaaagaaataaaaccttGGCGCAAAAGCGGAACTTGGATGCAGGAGAGAGGCGAAAGGAGACCCTATAAACAGCGGAAGTATTGTAGTGAGGGAAATTGGCAGTGGTTTTGGAGACAGCGGAAGCAGAAGCGGAGGCAGTTGTGGAAAGTGAAGACGCCATTGATTTCAGCTATTTCTAGCTAATCTTAGCAAGTGTTTGATGAGAATGAAGGAGGAAAAGTGATTGAATTGTAAGAGTCGCAGAAAAAGAGCGAGTGTGTGCGTGCGTGTTTTGAGGAATCCGTCTGAGGAGAGGAGGCAGAGAAAAGGCCTTTTTTCTCTTGGAAGTTCAGAGCTTGAGGATCGATGAAAccaatgagagagagagagatagtgTGTAAATCTCTACGTACTCGCTTTCTTTCACTACCACCTGTCCCGAAGCCGTTTTAATGTCATTCTAAAACGTTATTTTATCaaaaactttatatatatatatatattaaagaaaataagggagttaaatttttttttttttttgttaaatatactaactatttttataattttacaaaatttatataatattatcacttttatttatttttctcttttcattatttcatattttattgataagtaaatattaaaattcacaTAATTAAGtgaattatgtatatatataatattaattaattttatttagttatattcttattattttaggTTCTATTAATAAGGaggttatataaaaaattagtttaattatatAGTTAAAACCAACTAGAataatatgattattttatagtattataaattgtatgaataatgtaatttataaaaatagattgataatattaaatttaaaattaattagataggaaatatatatatataaatataattgaaaatttattttgttattcaTTTGAAAACTTACTTTGTTATTCACTTTCTACTTATATTAATAGTTGAGAAAAGTATACGTTTTTAATTtagtgatattttaatatattttttaaaattaaaaaaaattatcagtgaattttttattttacaataattaaataataaattacctttaaaaaataaaaatttaatatccatAACTTAAGTACTTTTCTGTAATTTTTCATGTTGTCCAAAATTCATTTATACAAATTTGGACAAACCCAAAAGTTAAGATTTACATATAGAAATCCTCTTTCAATTAAAATGCTATATACTACAAATGAATCGCCATTATCTAATTAAGAAAGATCTTATAATGAAAATTTACCAAGCGTCGAATGAGAAGGGAAaagggaaaattattatttagtttttataatattagaaaaaagtttaattaattttttaattttaaaaaatatattaaaatattattaatattttaaaaaattaaaaattaattattttatttattttaattataaaaaaatttaaaatatttttaatacggataaattaattaataaattttttaaaaatttaaaagattaaataataaatttttttaaaaaaattaaatagtgaaataattaataaaaaattaatagaaaaattaattattaaaatttttaaaatattatgaatattttaatatatttttttaaaattaaaatattaattagggagcgactaaataataattttctccaaACCAGAATAGGGGCCATTAAGCTACTGGGcggctctttcaattctgttaAGTGGATCTCTCCCAAGAGAAAACCCAACTCCAACATTACCACGAGATTAGTACAGCATATAGAACACTGCTTCCTGAGAAAGAATAAAGATTTCGGTTGGAAGATGATAATGATGCCTCGAAGCATTTTCACAAGCAGTTGGAGGAGCTTTCATTTTCAACTCCAAAGAGAAATTGGTACCATTCATTCTCCAACCTTATTACTTACCAATTCCATTCACTCTTTACATTCTTCTAATTCCACTCAATCTAACAAAGATGCATGCTTCAGATATAAATTCTATTCTGCTTCATTTGCGGACCTTGATGATGCCCTAGCTTCCTTTAATCACATCATCCTTGTGCATCCTCTCCCTTCTATTGTTCAATTTAATCGATTTTTGTCTACTCTTATCAGAATGAAACAATATCACACTGTCGTTTCCTTGTCCAGAAAAGTTGAGTCGCTGGGAATCTCACACAATATTTATTCTCTTAGCATTTTGATTAATAGCTACTGCTGCTTAAACCGTGTGGATTTTGGATTCTCAGTTCTGAGTAAAATCCTAAAACTTGGATTAGAGCCCAGCATCGTGATATTTACTACCTTAATTGATGGGCTGTGTAAAGAGCGTACAATCAATAGAGCAGTAGACCTTTTCAATGATATCGTTGCAAGAGGTTTTCAACCTGATATTTATACCTACAATGTGATAGTAAATGCTCTGTGTAAATACGGCAAAACAGATGTGGCTACTGGGTTGTTGAAGGAAATGGTTGAGAGAGGTTGTGAGCCAGATGTCATGACCTACAATTCAATCATTGACGCCCTTTGCAAGGATAAGCTAGTTGCTGAGGCATTAAACCTCTTTTCTCAACTGGGGAACAAGGGCATTCCACCTACCGCTGTCACTTACAACTGCCTAATTCACGGTCTTTGCAGTTTAGGTAAATTGAATCAAGCTTTATCCTTGCTGAATGAAATGGTGGTGCAGAACATATCACCAGATGTTTATACCTTCAATATATTTATTGACAATCTTTTTAAGGAAGGAATGGTTTCAAAGGTTCAAGAAATTTTTGGCATAATGGTTAAATGGAATATTAAGCCTGATTTGGTTACTTACAATTCATTGATGGATGGATATTGTTTGCATAGCCAAATGGATGAAGCTAGAAAAATATTTGATCAAATGGTAAGGAGAAAAATGGCAGATGTCTTTAGCTACAACATCTTGATCAATGGGTACTGTGAGAACAAAAGGATTGATGAAGCGAAGAAACTTTTTGATGAAATGCCTTATAAACGTTTAGTTCCTAACATTTTTATTTACAATACTCTTATGAAGGGCTTGTGGCGAGTGGGAAAGTCCCGAACTGCAAAAGATGTTTTCAAGCACATGTGTTCTCAAGGACACCAGCCAGATAGAATAAGTTTCTCCATTTTGCTCGATGGATTGTGCAAGCAGGGGAATCTTGATGAGGCACTTGCACTATTTAAAGCAATGGAAAAGAGCCGGTTGAAGCCTAATCATGTGATCTATACCATTTTGATTGATGGTCTGTTTAGAGTTGGGAAGCTTAATGATGCCAAGAAATTTTTTTCTAGGCTTCTTGAAAAAGGTGTGCAGCCTAATGTTTATACATATAGTACATTCATTAAAGGACTTTGCAAGGAGGGAATATTAGATGAAGCATACCAGGTCTTTAGAGGAATGGAAGATAGTGGATGTTTACCGAATGACTGTTGTTATAATGTGATTATTCAAGGGTTTCTCAGGCATGAGGATGTACCAAAAGCATCACAACTTATTGATGAAATGGTTGATAAGGGATTCTCTGCAGATGCCACGACCACTGAATTGGTAATACATTTATCGCACAATGACGGTCTCATTTTGAGAAAACTACGAAATCGATCTGAAGGTTCTAATGGCATAAATGCGAAGTGAGATATTAGCAATTAATGCTTGATCAACTGATGCATGAGTTCTTTGTCATTTTGTGTGTCATTGGTACTTGATTCTATATCAATATGTGTACAATTACAAATTCCTCAAGTTAGTTGCTTTTGTTTTTTCAGAGGAAACTGTTTATTAGCAGTAACATCATGTTTTTAGGCTGCATGGATAGAAGACTATAGTAAAGATGGTTGTATTTGGTATCGGAAAATGGATAGAAGACTGTTGGGTAACCATATGAATGACtgatttctctctctttctgtaCTGAGAAAGCAATTCTTAATACATTATGTGTTACATACCTTCTCGGTACATTTTGTTAATTGCTTTGATGTTGGAAAATTATGTCTCAATTCGCAATTATGACCTTGAAAAAAAGCAAAATACTTGCAAACTCGCTAGATATTTCCTTTCATGTCTAGGAAGTTGAATAGTGTTTGGAATCTTTTTCAAGAGGTACTTAATTATCACTCTTCTTCTATATAGGAAATCAGTGCATGTGATTGTTTTTGTATTGCAAGCAACATGTGATTCCATAAGCATCACTCATAATGTGCATAGTCCCTAATTTGCATCTGCTGATTTATCCTTGAACTGGTGATGTAACTCAGAATGTAGGTGGTAGTTTGgcaagaagcaaaagaaggatACCCGAAAACATCATTAGAATATTATGTCCAATCCATTGTTCAATTCAAAGgaacaaggaaaaaaaaaaaagaaaagaaaaagacagtTTTGCTTAAGATTTCATGAAACTGAACCTTCCAGAAATGTCTGAGTGGATAATGCATAGACCAGGGTATTAGATATTAGTGACATATGGCTGATTGGCTAGTAGTGATATGTTTCTGAAAAGTTAGTTTGTATGATGAAATTCATCGAGGTGAAGAGGAGATGGTTTCTGATTTTAACTTGGTGTGGTTTAATATTTTGAGTAAACAATGCAAGCAGCTACATGATTTTACTTGATATGGTTACCTATTTGGGACTGCtggttttatcattttattggTTTTACCTGCACATTAATGGAATTGTGTACACAAATTACAAGTAGTTGAACTCGTTTTGAATTTCATCGTCTTTCGTAACGTTGTACAAACTCTCTTGTTTTGAGCAAGCAAGATCGTTAGGAAGGATATAAACTTGAGCTATTTAATCTTGTACTGCAGAAATTACTTGTGCAAACCTCTGTTGCCTAGGCAGATGTATATGGAGTCTTCTTCAGAATCTGTATCCTCTAACTGTTTTTGACGCCATACGTCAAAAACATATGGAATTATGAAATTTATGCTGCTTAAAATTAAGGCTTATCATTATTACAGTTTAGTGTCCTTGGTCAATGATCAAATTCATGACTCATCTCTCAGGGTGTTAGTTATTCTGTCTCAAGTACTAGCCAGTGGTGCAGtggtgaataaaataaaatgtaggTTCTGCAAATAGTTGATCTCACACAATATTTATTCTCTTAGCATTTTGATTAATAGCTACTGCTGCTTAAACCGTGTGGATTTTGGATTCTCAGTTCTGAGTAAAATCCTAAAACTTGGATTAGAGCCCAGCATCATGATATTTACTACCTTAATTGATGGGCTGTGTAAAGGGGGTACAATCAATAGAGCAGTAGACCTTTTCAATGATATCGTTGCAAGAGGTTTTCAACCTGATGTTTATACCGACAATATGATAGTAAATGCTCTGTGTAAATACGGCAAAACAGATGTGGCTACTGGGTTGTTGAAGGAAATGGTTGAGAGAGGTTGTGAGCCAGATGTCATGACCTACAATCCAATCATTGATTGCAAGGATAAGCTAGTTGCTGAGGCATTAAACCTCTTTTCTCAACTGGGGAACAAGGGCATTTCACCTACTGCTGTCACTTACAACTGCCTAATTCACGGTCTTTGCAGTTTAGGTAAATTGAATCAAGCTTTATCCTTGCTGAATGAAATGGTGGTGCAGAACATATCACCAGATGTTTATACCTTCAGTATATTTATTGACAATCTTTTTAAGGAAGGAATGGTTTCAAAGGTTCAAGAAATTTTTGGCATAATGGTTAAATGGAATATTAGGCCTCAACATCTTGATCAATGGGTACTATGAGAACAAAAGGATTGATGAAGCAAAGAAACTTTTTGATGAAATGCATTATAAAGGTTTAGTTCCCAACATTGTGCTTGTGGCGAGTGGGAAAGTCCCAAACTGCACTAGAGGTTTTCAAGCGCATGTGTTCTCAAGGACACCAGCCAGATAGAATAAGTTTCTCCATTTTGCTTGATGGATTGTGCAAGCAGGGGAATCTTGATGAGGCGCTTGCACTATTTAAAGCAATGGAAAAGAGCCGGTTGAAGCCTAATCATGTGACCTATACCATTTTGATTGATGGTCTGTGTAGAGTTGGGAATCTTAATGATGCCAAGAAATTTTTTTCTAGGCTTCTTGAAAAAGGTGTGCAGCCTAATGTTTATACATATAGTACATTCATTAAAGGACTTTGCAAGGAGGGATTATTAGATGAAGCATACCAGGTTTTTAGAGGAATGGAAGATAGTGGATGTTTACCGAATGACTGTTGTTAAAATGTGATTATTCAAGGGTTTCTCAGGCATGAGGATGTACCAAAAGCATCACAACTTATTGATGAAATGGTTGATAAGGGATTCTCTGCAGATACCACGACCACTGAATTGGTAATACATTTATCTCACAATGACGGTCTCATTTTGAGAAACTACGAAATCGATCTGAAGGTTCTAATGGCATAAATGCGAAGTGAGATACTAGCAATTAATGCTTGATCAACTGATGCATGAGTTCTTTGTCATGTTGTGTGTCATTGGTACTTGATTCTATATCAATATGTGTACAATTACAAATTCCTCAAGTTAGTTGCTTTTGTTTTTTCAGAGGAAACTGTTTATTAGCAGTAACATCATGTTTTTAGGCTGCATGGATAGAAGACTATAGTAAAGATGGTTGTATTTGGTATCGGAAAATGGATAGAAGACTGTTGGGTAACCATATGAATGGCTGATTTGTCTCTCTTTCTGTACTGAGAAAGCAATTCTTAATACCTTATGTGTTACTTACCTTATCGGTACATTTTGTTAATTGTTTTGATGTTGGAAAATTATGTCTCAATTCGCAATTATGACCCTGAAAAAAAGCAAAATACTTGCAAACTCGCTAGATATTTCCTTTCATGTCTAGGAAGTTGAATAGTATTTGGAATCTTTTTCAAGAGGCACTTAATTATCACTCTTCTTCTATATAGGAAATCGATGCATGTGATTGTTTTTGTATTTTGAGCAACATGCGATTCCATAAGCATCACTCATAATGTGCATAGTCCCTAATTTGCATATGCTGATTTATTTTTGAACTGGTGATGTAACTCAGAATGTAGGTAGTAGCTTGGcaagatgaaaaagaaggatACCTAAAAACATCATTAGAATATTATGTCCATTGTTCAATTCAAAGgaacagaaaaaaaataaataaaagacagTTTTGATTACGATTTCATGAAACCGAACCTTCCTGAAATGTCGAGTGGATAATGCATAGACCAGGGTATTAGATATGAGTGATATATGCCCGATTGGCTAGTAGTGATATGTTTCTGAAAAGTAAGTTCGAATGATGAAATTCATCGAGGTGAAGAGGAGATGGTTTCGGATTTTAACTTGGTGGTTTAATATTTTGAGTAAACAATACAAGCAGCTACATGATTTTACTTGATATGGTTACCTATTTGAGACTGCtggttttatcattttattggTTTTACCTGCACATTAATGGAGTTGTGTACATAAATTACAAGTAGTTGAACTCCTTTTAAATTTCATTGTCTTTCGCAACTTTGTACAAACTGTCTTGTTTCGAGCAAGTAAGATCGTTAGGAAGGATATAAACTTGAGCTATTTAATCTTGTACTGCAGAAATTACTTGTGCAAACCTCTGTTGCATAGGCAGATGTTTATGGAGTCTTCTTCAGAATCTGTATCCTCTAACTGTTTTTGACACCATAAACATATTGAATTATGAAATTTACGCTGCTTAAAATTAAGGCTTATCATTATTACAGTTTAGTGTCCTTGGTCAATGATCAAATTCATTACTCATCGCACAGGGAGTTAGTTATTCAGTCTCAAGTACTAGCCAGtggtgaataaaataaaatgtaggTTGTGCAAATATTTGATATCATCATTTATATCAAATGAAAAGGAG
Coding sequences within it:
- the LOC110629025 gene encoding biotin carboxyl carrier protein of acetyl-CoA carboxylase 1, chloroplastic isoform X2, with the protein product MASSLSTTASASASAVSKTTANFPHYNTSAVYRVSFRLSPASKFRFCAKGLKHGRDSSTFVKAQLNEVSVDGSSNAAASPSNKSEPPSTEAKDAKPSNESSPPTLATEESISEFITQVASLVKLVDSRDIVELQLKQLDCELIIRKKEALPQPPSPAPVVMMHSPSPPPSMPPASPAASAAASIPAPAASPPSPAPSAAKSPKSSLPPLKCPMAGTFYRSPAPGEPPFVKVGDKVQKGQVVCIIEAMKLMNEIEVA
- the LOC110629025 gene encoding biotin carboxyl carrier protein of acetyl-CoA carboxylase 1, chloroplastic isoform X1, whose product is MASSLSTTASASASAVSKTTANFPHYNTSAVYRVSFRLSPASKFRFCAKGLKHGRDSSTFVKAQLNEVSVDGSSNAAASPSNKSEPPSTEAKDAKPSNESSPPTLATEESISEFITQVASLVKLVDSRDIVELQLKQLDCELIIRKKEALPQPPSPAPVVMMHSPSPPPSMPPASPAASAAASIPAPAASPPSPAPSAAKSPKSSLPPLKCPMAGTFYRSPAPGEPPFVKVGDKVQKGQVVCIIEAMKLMNEIEADQSGTIVEIIAEDGKPVSVDTPLFVIEP
- the LOC110630046 gene encoding putative pentatricopeptide repeat-containing protein At1g12700, mitochondrial, whose translation is MIMMPRSIFTSSWRSFHFQLQREIGTIHSPTLLLTNSIHSLHSSNSTQSNKDACFRYKFYSASFADLDDALASFNHIILVHPLPSIVQFNRFLSTLIRMKQYHTVVSLSRKVESLGISHNIYSLSILINSYCCLNRVDFGFSVLSKILKLGLEPSIVIFTTLIDGLCKERTINRAVDLFNDIVARGFQPDIYTYNVIVNALCKYGKTDVATGLLKEMVERGCEPDVMTYNSIIDALCKDKLVAEALNLFSQLGNKGIPPTAVTYNCLIHGLCSLGKLNQALSLLNEMVVQNISPDVYTFNIFIDNLFKEGMVSKVQEIFGIMVKWNIKPDLVTYNSLMDGYCLHSQMDEARKIFDQMVRRKMADVFSYNILINGYCENKRIDEAKKLFDEMPYKRLVPNIFIYNTLMKGLWRVGKSRTAKDVFKHMCSQGHQPDRISFSILLDGLCKQGNLDEALALFKAMEKSRLKPNHVIYTILIDGLFRVGKLNDAKKFFSRLLEKGVQPNVYTYSTFIKGLCKEGILDEAYQVFRGMEDSGCLPNDCCYNVIIQGFLRHEDVPKASQLIDEMVDKGFSADATTTELVIHLSHNDGLILRKLRNRSEGSNGINAKNYLCKPLLPRQMYMESSSESLISHNIYSLSILINSYCCLNRVDFGFSVLSKILKLGLEPSIMIFTTLIDGLCKGGTINRAVDLFNDIVARGFQPDVYTDNMIVNALCKYGKTDVATGLLKEMVERGCEPDVMTYNPIIDCKDKLVAEALNLFSQLGNKGISPTAVTYNCLIHGLCSLGKLNQALSLLNEMVVQNISPDVYTFSIFIDNLFKEGMVSKVQEIFGIMVKWNIRPQHLDQWVFPTLCLWRVGKSQTALEVFKRMCSQGHQPDRISFSILLDGLCKQGNLDEALALFKAMEKSRLKPNHVTYTILIDGLCRVGNLNDAKKFFSRLLEKGVQPNVYTYSTFIKGLCKEGLLDEAYQVFRGMEDSGCLPNDCC